From a single Aggregatilinea lenta genomic region:
- a CDS encoding DUF1349 domain-containing protein → MTTLSLAPIPGDLQWKNDPVDWKVGSDNSLSITAGAKTDWFVEPSGSDWVSSNAPAALFMPPVEKFLLSAKVTVNFASTFDAGVLVLYEREDLWTKLCFEYSPQHKPMIVSVVTRGLSDDCNSTVIDGNTVYLRVARIDMAFALHYSLDGKYWNMVRYFTLGKVESLQAGFLAQSPTGESCTVVFSEIAYRAESLKDLRSGD, encoded by the coding sequence ATGACGACTCTGAGCCTGGCACCCATCCCCGGCGACCTGCAATGGAAAAACGATCCCGTAGACTGGAAAGTCGGGTCAGACAACAGCCTGAGTATCACAGCGGGCGCGAAAACCGACTGGTTTGTCGAACCGTCGGGCAGCGATTGGGTATCGAGCAACGCACCGGCTGCGCTGTTTATGCCACCCGTCGAGAAATTTTTGTTAAGCGCCAAAGTTACCGTCAATTTCGCCTCGACCTTTGACGCGGGGGTGCTCGTGCTGTACGAGCGTGAAGACCTGTGGACCAAATTATGCTTCGAATATTCACCACAGCATAAGCCGATGATCGTGTCCGTGGTGACGCGCGGCCTCTCGGATGACTGCAATTCCACGGTGATCGACGGGAACACCGTCTATCTGCGCGTAGCGCGTATCGACATGGCCTTCGCGCTGCATTACTCGCTCGATGGCAAGTACTGGAATATGGTGCGTTACTTTACACTGGGCAAAGTCGAAAGTCTGCAGGCTGGCTTTCTGGCGCAGTCGCCTACCGGAGAAAGCTGCACGGTCGTCTTTTCGGAGATCGCTTACCGGGCCGAAAGCCTGAAGGATCTGCGCAGCGGCGACTAG
- a CDS encoding Rid family detoxifying hydrolase, whose protein sequence is MSREAIATPDAPAAVGPYSQAIVANGFVFVAGQLGVIPETKQFAGSTVAEQTDQALKNIAAILAAAECSMQNVVKVTVLLADIGSFAEMNTVYATYFPDEPPARAAFAVKDLPLGGLVEIEAIAATL, encoded by the coding sequence ATGTCGCGTGAAGCTATTGCAACACCCGATGCGCCCGCCGCCGTCGGTCCCTACTCACAGGCGATTGTCGCCAATGGTTTCGTGTTCGTCGCCGGGCAGCTCGGCGTGATCCCCGAAACCAAGCAGTTCGCGGGCAGCACCGTCGCGGAACAGACCGATCAAGCGCTGAAGAACATCGCCGCGATCCTGGCCGCCGCCGAATGCAGTATGCAGAACGTCGTCAAGGTGACCGTGCTGCTGGCCGATATCGGCTCGTTTGCAGAAATGAACACGGTCTACGCGACCTACTTCCCTGACGAGCCGCCCGCGCGCGCCGCGTTCGCCGTGAAGGACCTGCCCCTGGGCGGATTGGTCGAGATCGAAGCCATCGCAGCCACGCTCTAG
- a CDS encoding LysE family translocator yields MLPDSSTLIVFVPAALALLLVPGPAVLYIVARSVDQGRRAGIVSALGIALGTFVHILAAALGVSALLMSSALAFQAVKLLGAAYLIVLGVRKLLERDTPQRVTEVPPQALSRVFYQGTLVNVLNPKAALFFFAFLPQFIDPARGPASVQIVVLGVIFVLMALCSDGTYALLAGTLGGWLRDNAAFWRGQRLFAGGVYIALGVATAVSGGGKK; encoded by the coding sequence ATGCTGCCCGACTCATCGACGCTGATCGTGTTCGTGCCTGCTGCGCTGGCGCTGCTGCTCGTGCCCGGCCCGGCGGTGCTCTACATCGTCGCGCGCAGCGTGGACCAGGGGCGGCGGGCCGGGATCGTCTCCGCGCTGGGGATCGCGCTCGGTACGTTCGTGCACATCCTGGCGGCGGCGCTGGGCGTTTCCGCGCTGCTGATGTCGTCGGCGCTGGCGTTCCAGGCGGTCAAATTGCTGGGCGCAGCCTATCTGATCGTGCTCGGCGTGCGCAAGCTGCTGGAGCGTGATACACCGCAGCGCGTCACGGAGGTCCCACCGCAGGCGCTCAGCCGCGTGTTTTACCAGGGCACGCTGGTCAACGTGCTCAACCCCAAGGCGGCGCTGTTTTTCTTCGCGTTCCTGCCCCAGTTCATCGATCCGGCGCGCGGCCCGGCCAGCGTGCAGATTGTCGTGCTTGGCGTTATCTTTGTGCTGATGGCGCTGTGCAGCGATGGCACCTACGCGCTGCTGGCGGGTACGCTCGGCGGCTGGCTGCGCGACAACGCGGCGTTCTGGCGCGGGCAGCGCCTGTTCGCGGGCGGGGTGTACATCGCGCTCGGCGTGGCGACCGCCGTTTCGGGCGGCGGCAAAAAGTAG
- a CDS encoding cupin domain-containing protein, with amino-acid sequence MADTQGKVVHYTDVPAQTFGDEAPGTTIRWLIDDDHDNAPVYALRMIEVAPGGHTPLHSHPYEHENFVVEGQGRVLIDGEYRDVAAGDVIFVPGGMQHTYENTGETPFKFLCGIPVKKHMPPAMC; translated from the coding sequence ATGGCCGACACTCAAGGCAAGGTAGTGCATTACACGGACGTGCCCGCGCAGACATTTGGCGACGAAGCGCCGGGCACGACGATCCGCTGGCTGATTGACGACGATCACGACAACGCGCCGGTCTACGCGCTGCGCATGATCGAGGTGGCACCGGGCGGGCATACACCGCTGCACAGCCACCCCTACGAGCACGAAAACTTCGTGGTCGAGGGGCAGGGCCGCGTGCTGATCGACGGCGAATACCGCGACGTGGCCGCCGGAGACGTGATCTTCGTGCCGGGCGGGATGCAGCACACCTACGAGAACACGGGCGAGACGCCGTTCAAGTTCCTGTGCGGCATCCCGGTCAAAAAGCACATGCCGCCTGCGATGTGCTGA
- a CDS encoding sensor histidine kinase, producing the protein MLHSLRTRLLASYVAILLVMLCLIGFVLLLFLRTRPLPTDTLIRDLTGTLLDVRVTEIVRLEGRMNNSVTAEVSTLLSSEAAARDFRLMVVSEDNRVEFDSDETLDAGAMLTELEREPLVRPTASRTAAIYQGRFLNPDGTEWIYVAQPLRPVLVQRTNTLLLVVATPVPRPSLRSVFQTFGETFFRPLARAGLLGLLVAIGLSALIARSVARPLQRMSKAAEHIADGDLTQRVPVNGPHEVRMLAQSFNEMTEQVAATQEVQRDFLANVSHDLRTPLTSIQGFSQAIAEGVASDPEAAQHAAQIIHDEAGRLHRMVESLLDLARIESGQMELQHRSLWLGDVLHAVAESISMRARDKGVQLDAQIPPTLPRVAGDGDRLAQVFTNLLDNAIRHTPAGGRVTLDATATADALIVTVRDTGEGIPAAELSRIFERFYQVDKSRQRGRRTGSGLGLAISQQIVEAHGGRIEVASVEGSGTTFTVRLPRLPEE; encoded by the coding sequence ATGCTCCACTCACTGCGAACACGCTTACTTGCCTCCTACGTCGCCATCCTGCTGGTCATGCTGTGTCTGATCGGCTTTGTGCTGCTGCTGTTCCTACGGACGCGCCCGCTGCCCACCGACACCCTGATCCGCGACCTGACCGGCACGCTGCTCGACGTGCGCGTGACGGAAATCGTGCGGCTGGAAGGGCGGATGAACAACAGCGTGACGGCGGAGGTCAGCACGCTGCTGAGCAGCGAGGCCGCCGCGCGTGACTTCCGGCTGATGGTCGTCAGCGAGGATAATAGGGTCGAGTTCGACTCGGACGAGACGCTCGACGCTGGCGCGATGCTGACCGAATTGGAGCGCGAGCCGCTGGTCCGCCCTACCGCTAGCCGCACGGCCGCGATCTACCAGGGGCGCTTCCTCAACCCTGACGGCACGGAATGGATCTACGTCGCGCAGCCGCTGCGCCCCGTGCTCGTGCAGCGCACCAACACGCTGCTGCTGGTCGTGGCGACGCCCGTGCCGCGTCCCTCACTGCGATCCGTGTTCCAGACCTTCGGCGAAACATTCTTCCGCCCGCTGGCGCGCGCCGGGCTGCTGGGGCTGCTGGTGGCGATCGGTCTCTCGGCGCTGATCGCGCGCTCCGTCGCGCGACCGCTCCAACGCATGAGCAAGGCCGCCGAGCACATCGCGGACGGCGACCTGACGCAGCGCGTACCGGTCAATGGGCCGCACGAGGTCCGCATGCTGGCGCAGTCGTTCAACGAGATGACCGAGCAGGTCGCCGCGACGCAAGAAGTCCAGCGCGACTTCCTCGCCAACGTCTCGCACGACCTGCGCACGCCGCTGACCAGCATCCAGGGCTTCTCGCAGGCCATCGCAGAAGGCGTCGCGTCCGATCCCGAAGCGGCCCAGCACGCCGCGCAGATCATCCACGACGAGGCTGGGCGGCTGCACCGCATGGTTGAGAGCCTGCTCGATCTGGCGCGCATCGAATCGGGCCAGATGGAACTCCAGCACCGATCGCTGTGGCTGGGCGACGTGCTGCACGCCGTGGCGGAGAGCATCTCCATGCGCGCGCGGGATAAGGGCGTGCAGCTCGACGCGCAGATCCCGCCCACCCTGCCGCGCGTGGCCGGGGATGGCGACCGGCTGGCGCAGGTCTTCACGAACCTGCTCGACAACGCGATCCGGCACACGCCCGCCGGGGGCCGCGTGACGCTCGACGCCACGGCCACCGCCGACGCGCTGATCGTGACCGTGCGCGACACAGGCGAAGGTATCCCGGCGGCAGAGCTGTCGCGCATCTTCGAGCGCTTCTATCAGGTGGACAAAAGCCGCCAGCGCGGGCGGCGCACCGGCTCCGGTCTGGGGTTGGCGATCAGCCAGCAGATCGTGGAGGCGCACGGCGGGCGGATCGAGGTCGCCAGCGTCGAGGGGTCGGGCACGACGTTCACCGTGCGCCTGCCGCGCCTGCCGGAGGAATAA
- a CDS encoding MBL fold metallo-hydrolase gives MRIEILGSGGALTTPRVGCQCPVCVEARAKGVPYSRSGPSTFVHGPDLLIDTPEEIKDQLNRSQVTSIGACIYSHWHPDHTAGRRVWESANADPTHYPPRHRSTDIYLPEQVAQDFRTWLGSWEQYAYMQHLGLVNVIELSDGDTVTLNGTTIRPFRLAEDYVYAFLLEAGGQRVLIAPDELNGWVPPDFVQGVDLAIIPMGLAEFHPLTGERLFTENHPLMQREATYVETLEMVRQLKAGRVIMTHIEETTQMGYDDLLTLEDRLRADGFNITFAYDTMMIEV, from the coding sequence ATGCGAATCGAGATTCTGGGATCGGGCGGCGCGCTGACGACGCCGCGCGTCGGCTGCCAGTGCCCCGTCTGCGTCGAGGCGCGGGCCAAAGGCGTGCCCTACAGCCGGAGCGGGCCGAGCACGTTTGTGCACGGCCCGGACCTGCTCATCGACACGCCGGAAGAAATCAAGGATCAGCTCAACCGCTCGCAGGTGACGTCCATCGGCGCGTGCATCTACTCGCACTGGCATCCCGATCACACCGCAGGCCGCCGCGTGTGGGAGTCTGCCAACGCCGATCCGACCCACTACCCGCCCCGCCACCGGAGCACCGATATCTACCTGCCGGAGCAGGTCGCGCAGGACTTCCGCACGTGGCTTGGATCGTGGGAACAGTATGCCTACATGCAGCACCTGGGCCTCGTGAACGTAATCGAGCTAAGCGATGGCGACACGGTGACACTGAACGGCACGACGATCCGGCCCTTCCGGCTGGCGGAAGACTACGTGTACGCCTTCCTGCTCGAAGCGGGCGGCCAGCGCGTGCTGATCGCCCCCGACGAGTTGAACGGGTGGGTCCCGCCGGACTTCGTGCAGGGGGTCGATCTGGCGATCATCCCGATGGGACTGGCCGAGTTCCACCCGCTGACCGGTGAGCGGCTGTTCACCGAAAATCACCCGCTGATGCAGCGCGAGGCGACGTACGTCGAAACGCTGGAGATGGTGCGCCAGCTCAAGGCCGGGCGTGTGATCATGACCCACATCGAAGAAACAACGCAAATGGGTTACGACGACCTGCTCACGCTCGAAGATCGGCTGCGTGCGGACGGGTTCAATATCACGTTCGCATATGACACGATGATGATCGAGGTGTAA
- a CDS encoding response regulator transcription factor, with protein sequence MAGELILLVDDERNIIELASLYLKQDGYRVISAEDGVEALQRAEQDQPALMVLDLMLPKLDGWEVCKQVRAASDLPILMLTARDDDIDKIVGLELGADDYLTKPFNPRELVARIKAILRRTEPRRAEGDDKPLRMGNVSIDPAGRTVLVGGKPVDLRAKEFDLLLALAENQGIVLTREKLLDLVWGFDFYGQTRTVDVHVAHLRSKLAGGTIEIETVWGVGYKFNLL encoded by the coding sequence ATGGCGGGCGAACTCATTTTGCTGGTGGACGACGAGCGCAACATCATCGAGCTGGCGAGCCTGTACCTCAAACAGGACGGCTACCGCGTGATCAGCGCCGAGGACGGCGTGGAAGCGCTGCAGCGCGCGGAGCAGGATCAGCCCGCGCTGATGGTGCTGGACCTGATGCTGCCCAAGCTGGACGGCTGGGAGGTGTGCAAACAGGTGCGCGCCGCCTCCGATCTGCCGATCCTGATGCTGACCGCCCGCGACGACGATATCGACAAGATCGTCGGGCTGGAACTGGGCGCGGACGACTACCTGACCAAGCCGTTCAACCCGCGCGAGCTGGTTGCGCGCATCAAGGCGATTTTGCGCCGCACGGAGCCGCGCCGCGCCGAAGGCGACGACAAGCCGCTGCGCATGGGCAACGTCAGCATCGACCCGGCGGGGCGCACCGTGCTGGTGGGCGGCAAGCCCGTCGATCTGCGCGCCAAGGAGTTCGACCTGCTGCTGGCCCTGGCCGAAAACCAGGGCATCGTGCTCACGCGCGAAAAGCTGCTCGACCTCGTGTGGGGCTTCGACTTTTACGGCCAGACACGCACGGTGGACGTGCACGTCGCGCACCTGCGCAGCAAGCTGGCCGGGGGCACGATCGAGATCGAAACCGTCTGGGGTGTGGGCTACAAGTTCAACCTGCTGTGA
- a CDS encoding NUDIX domain-containing protein, which yields MSESFVSRADGYVKWLRDRVGHQLIYLVYATILVFDDAGRLLVQRRYDFDWLGVPGGALEPGEGLRACAERETFEETGLRVEVERLVGVFSHPDYNLLYPNGDHVQQWTACVVARPVGGQLHADGGETLGVSWMAVEEALPQFPVAYQAMVRAALASPHDAVIEPVYTRAPLTPHFPVLRQHIQHDPVILPGVMAVVRDDAGRVLVARRVDDGLLDIPGGYCDLGETTTAAVVREVREETGLEIEPVRLIGIYSQDMMTRYPNGDVVHGVGAAFDCRLKGGTLRADHGEISEVAFVPLETLLEQPAPLMGGMRQCWRDAMDPARWPVLR from the coding sequence GTGTCTGAATCCTTCGTCAGCCGGGCCGATGGCTACGTCAAGTGGCTGCGCGATCGGGTCGGCCACCAGTTGATCTACCTCGTTTACGCCACGATTCTGGTCTTTGACGACGCGGGCCGCCTGCTGGTCCAGCGTCGCTACGATTTCGACTGGCTCGGCGTGCCGGGCGGCGCGCTGGAACCCGGCGAAGGGCTGCGCGCCTGCGCCGAGCGCGAAACCTTCGAAGAAACGGGGCTGCGCGTCGAGGTCGAGCGGCTCGTCGGCGTGTTCAGCCATCCCGACTACAACCTGCTCTACCCCAACGGCGACCACGTGCAGCAGTGGACCGCATGTGTCGTGGCGAGGCCCGTAGGCGGCCAGCTCCATGCGGACGGCGGCGAGACGCTCGGCGTCAGTTGGATGGCGGTCGAGGAGGCGCTGCCGCAGTTTCCGGTTGCGTATCAGGCGATGGTGCGCGCGGCGCTGGCCTCACCGCACGACGCCGTGATCGAGCCGGTCTATACCCGCGCGCCGCTGACGCCGCACTTCCCCGTGCTGCGCCAACACATCCAGCACGATCCGGTGATCCTGCCGGGCGTGATGGCCGTCGTGCGCGACGACGCCGGGCGCGTGCTGGTCGCGCGGCGCGTGGATGACGGCCTGCTCGATATCCCCGGCGGCTACTGCGATCTGGGCGAGACGACGACCGCCGCCGTGGTGCGCGAGGTGCGCGAAGAGACGGGCCTGGAAATCGAGCCGGTGCGCCTGATCGGCATCTACAGTCAGGACATGATGACGCGCTACCCCAACGGCGACGTGGTGCACGGCGTCGGCGCGGCCTTCGACTGCCGTCTCAAGGGCGGGACCCTGCGCGCGGATCACGGCGAGATCAGCGAAGTGGCGTTCGTGCCGCTCGAAACGCTGCTCGAACAGCCTGCGCCGCTGATGGGCGGGATGCGTCAATGCTGGCGCGACGCGATGGATCCGGCGCGCTGGCCCGTCCTGCGGTAA